Proteins from a single region of Desulfobacter postgatei 2ac9:
- a CDS encoding NAD(P)H-quinone oxidoreductase — protein sequence MTSTLPEQMKVIEITEPGGPEALCVGSRPVPQPKPQEVLIKVVATGVNGPDIVQRKGLYPPPKGASDLLGLEITGTIVAIGSDVKEWSVGDQVCALTNGGGYAEYCAVLAPHCLPIPKGLSLLEAAGIPETFFTVWSNIFMGAGLKEGENFLVHGGSGGIGSTAIMLGKAFGAKVYATDSPAERCEACKSFGADRVIDYNTEDFVEVVRDEIKGADVILDIVGGDYIARNIKAAAPDGRIVQIAFNKGSKVDINLMPIMLKRLLYTGSTLRSRPDASKSEIAAQLREKVWPLIEAGKIKPAVHKTFPLEQAAEAHRLMESATHVGKIILEV from the coding sequence ATGACATCCACATTACCCGAACAGATGAAAGTGATTGAAATTACCGAACCGGGCGGTCCCGAGGCCCTTTGTGTGGGAAGCAGGCCTGTGCCCCAGCCTAAACCGCAAGAGGTGTTGATCAAGGTGGTGGCCACCGGTGTAAACGGGCCCGATATAGTTCAGCGTAAAGGGCTTTATCCGCCGCCAAAGGGCGCATCGGACCTTCTGGGTCTGGAGATCACAGGAACCATTGTTGCCATCGGCAGCGATGTCAAAGAGTGGTCTGTGGGAGACCAAGTCTGTGCCCTGACCAACGGCGGCGGTTATGCCGAGTATTGTGCCGTTCTGGCGCCCCATTGTCTGCCGATTCCAAAAGGCTTGAGTTTGCTGGAAGCCGCGGGCATTCCCGAAACGTTCTTCACGGTCTGGAGCAATATATTCATGGGGGCAGGACTTAAAGAAGGGGAAAACTTTCTTGTCCACGGCGGTTCCGGTGGTATCGGCTCAACGGCCATCATGCTTGGAAAAGCTTTCGGCGCAAAGGTGTATGCCACCGACAGCCCTGCAGAACGATGTGAAGCCTGTAAAAGTTTCGGTGCCGATCGGGTTATTGACTACAACACGGAAGATTTTGTTGAAGTTGTCAGAGATGAAATCAAGGGTGCCGATGTCATTCTTGATATTGTCGGTGGAGACTACATTGCACGCAATATCAAGGCTGCAGCGCCGGATGGACGCATTGTTCAGATTGCATTTAACAAGGGCTCCAAAGTCGACATCAATCTGATGCCCATTATGCTGAAACGTCTCCTTTACACGGGCTCCACCTTGCGCAGCCGTCCGGATGCCTCCAAATCTGAAATTGCGGCACAGCTCAGGGAAAAGGTATGGCCGCTCATTGAGGCGGGAAAAATCAAACCGGCTGTCCACAAAACATTTCCCCTGGAGCAGGCTGCAGAGGCCCATCGGCTTATGGAAAGCGCAACGCATGTCGGTAAGATTATTCTCGAGGTGTGA
- a CDS encoding amino acid permease, whose protein sequence is MSSDNNESVSGRLGTFAGVFTPSVLTILGIILFLRLGYVVGAAGLGKSLMIISVANLISVLTSFSLAAIATNMKVGGGGDYYLISRTLGIEFGGAIGIVLFLAQSVSIAFYCIGFGEALTAILGLAGHVTVQLIAGAALLFLFLLAWIGADLATKFQYVVMAFLTLALLSFYIGGIRQWDTGLFMENWVAREGSPSFWILFALFFPAVTGFTQGVSMSGDLEDPGKSLPKGTFAAVFLSILVYFSVAVLFAGSTTLKTLAGDYGAMKQISLYGWLINAGVIAATLSSAMASFLGAPRILQSLASDKIFPFLVPFAKGHGPSGNPRRGVLLSFGIAVAIVFIGQLDLIAGVVSMFFLISYGLLNYATYFEASAESPSFRPRFRWYNKKTSLVGALICLGVMLAIDFKTGIAAVAILFAVFQYLKQVSAPARWADSRRSYHLKLVRDNLIRAQKDHEHPRDWRPYVLVLSNDEEHMKQLLDFSSMIEGKSGITTAVRIVQARGYRAVKFKAEAEKDLARILSEKESSAFSLVLSSEYTANALSVLCQSFGLGPVKANTVLLSWNEQYGKSDDPVGFDNYRDMVRPAVQSGCNIILWDHKEMPQIAEGYDKNRTIDVWWKDDDTSRLMILLAYLITRDDHWKDAKIRLLAYYLDRDNAQIMQMLFDTLSEFRIQAEPKIILGINEEVFFKTSGQTDLVFIPVSLKKDDALMFGELPVDQLLPGLKTVAMVMATQKIDLDSSPEDGRAGELALLFDELKHAEKRVEMAKKIALQAAKSATDFIKDAHEIEINDPNLLTHLKEKIALQEKTEEANKKVLKEQAKLNAISQRAKEEGLFVDNEVP, encoded by the coding sequence ATGTCATCAGATAACAATGAGTCTGTTTCCGGCCGGCTGGGCACTTTTGCCGGTGTTTTTACGCCAAGTGTTTTAACCATTCTCGGGATCATTCTTTTCCTGCGTTTAGGATATGTGGTGGGCGCTGCAGGGCTTGGAAAATCCCTGATGATTATTTCGGTGGCCAACCTGATTTCCGTTCTGACCAGCTTTTCCCTGGCCGCCATTGCCACCAATATGAAGGTTGGCGGCGGCGGTGACTACTATCTGATTTCCAGGACCCTTGGCATAGAGTTCGGCGGGGCCATCGGCATTGTGCTGTTTTTAGCACAGTCCGTGTCCATTGCCTTTTACTGCATTGGTTTCGGAGAAGCCCTGACTGCTATCCTCGGCCTGGCCGGCCATGTGACGGTACAGCTTATTGCAGGTGCCGCGCTGTTGTTTCTTTTTTTGCTGGCATGGATCGGGGCGGATCTGGCCACCAAGTTCCAGTATGTGGTCATGGCGTTTTTAACCCTGGCGCTTTTATCCTTTTATATTGGCGGTATTCGTCAGTGGGATACCGGGCTTTTTATGGAGAATTGGGTCGCCAGGGAAGGCTCGCCCTCTTTCTGGATTCTTTTTGCCCTGTTTTTTCCGGCGGTGACCGGGTTCACCCAGGGGGTGAGCATGTCCGGCGATCTTGAAGATCCCGGTAAAAGCCTGCCGAAAGGCACCTTTGCCGCAGTCTTTCTCTCCATATTGGTCTATTTTTCCGTAGCTGTCTTGTTTGCCGGTTCCACGACATTGAAAACACTCGCCGGCGACTACGGCGCCATGAAGCAGATTTCCTTGTACGGCTGGCTGATTAATGCCGGTGTCATTGCCGCCACCCTCTCTTCTGCCATGGCCTCGTTTCTTGGGGCACCCAGGATTTTGCAGTCCCTGGCATCGGATAAGATATTTCCCTTTCTTGTGCCCTTTGCCAAAGGCCATGGGCCGTCCGGTAATCCCCGTCGGGGTGTGCTGCTTTCATTCGGAATTGCCGTGGCAATTGTTTTTATCGGTCAACTGGATTTGATTGCAGGGGTAGTCTCCATGTTTTTCCTGATCTCCTATGGGTTGCTCAACTATGCCACCTATTTTGAGGCATCGGCCGAGAGCCCCTCTTTCAGGCCCCGGTTCAGGTGGTACAATAAAAAGACCAGTCTTGTGGGCGCGTTGATCTGCCTGGGCGTGATGCTGGCCATTGATTTTAAAACCGGAATTGCTGCCGTGGCCATCCTGTTTGCCGTTTTTCAGTATCTTAAACAGGTATCTGCCCCGGCCAGGTGGGCGGACAGTCGGCGGTCCTATCACCTTAAACTGGTCAGGGACAATCTGATTCGTGCACAAAAGGATCACGAGCATCCCAGGGACTGGCGGCCCTATGTCCTTGTATTGTCCAATGACGAAGAACATATGAAACAGTTACTGGATTTTTCCTCTATGATCGAGGGAAAAAGCGGTATTACAACGGCCGTACGGATTGTCCAGGCCCGGGGATACCGTGCTGTAAAATTTAAGGCAGAGGCGGAAAAGGATCTGGCCCGGATTCTTTCCGAGAAAGAAAGTTCAGCATTTTCCCTTGTACTCTCTTCCGAGTATACGGCCAACGCCCTGTCCGTGCTCTGCCAGAGCTTTGGACTTGGGCCGGTCAAGGCCAATACGGTGCTCTTGAGCTGGAATGAGCAGTATGGCAAGAGTGATGACCCTGTAGGGTTCGACAATTACCGGGATATGGTGCGGCCGGCAGTTCAGTCCGGGTGCAATATCATTCTGTGGGACCACAAGGAAATGCCTCAAATCGCTGAAGGTTACGACAAAAATAGAACCATTGATGTCTGGTGGAAGGATGACGATACCAGCCGGCTCATGATTCTTCTTGCCTATCTGATCACAAGAGACGATCATTGGAAAGATGCCAAAATCAGGCTTTTAGCCTATTATCTGGACCGGGACAATGCGCAGATCATGCAGATGCTTTTCGATACTCTGAGTGAGTTCCGTATCCAGGCTGAACCCAAGATTATCCTTGGAATCAATGAAGAGGTGTTTTTTAAAACATCCGGGCAGACAGATCTGGTTTTTATCCCTGTCTCCCTGAAAAAAGATGATGCCCTGATGTTTGGTGAGCTGCCGGTAGATCAGCTTTTGCCGGGCCTGAAAACGGTGGCCATGGTCATGGCAACCCAGAAAATTGATCTGGATTCATCCCCGGAAGACGGCAGGGCCGGTGAACTTGCGCTTTTGTTTGATGAACTCAAGCATGCGGAAAAAAGGGTGGAGATGGCAAAGAAAATAGCCCTGCAGGCCGCAAAATCGGCCACGGATTTTATCAAAGATGCCCATGAAATAGAGATCAATGACCCGAATCTCTTAACTCATCTTAAAGAAAAGATTGCATTGCAGGAAAAAACCGAAGAAGCCAATAAAAAGGTGCTTAAAGAACAGGCCAAGCTCAACGCGATCTCACAGCGGGCCAAGGAAGAAGGGCTTTTTGTGGATAACGAAGTCCCGTAA